A single window of Desulfovibrio sp. G11 DNA harbors:
- a CDS encoding FeoB-associated Cys-rich membrane protein produces MDIQLIIVALCIAAAAFFVIRRMVRAMRKGQCGCGCDSGCGSTDRSREMSCCCTGKSADDDEARRLESARIDSGHKPEERQ; encoded by the coding sequence ATGGACATACAACTGATTATCGTGGCGCTCTGTATTGCAGCCGCAGCTTTTTTTGTTATCAGGCGTATGGTGCGCGCCATGCGCAAGGGCCAGTGCGGTTGTGGCTGCGACAGTGGTTGCGGCAGCACTGACCGTTCGCGGGAAATGTCCTGCTGCTGCACGGGGAAAAGTGCGGATGACGATGAGGCCCGGCGTCTGGAGTCTGCCCGCATCGATTCCGGGCATAAACCCGAAGAGCGTCAATAG